DNA from Thermoplasmata archaeon:
GAACGTGATCTCGATCCTCGTCGTCATCGGCACGTACAGTTGGTACGGCCTGGTGTTCCCGTTGATCATCGTGATCTACCTCGTCGTCGTTCGGGACAAGTTTGGCTTCAGAGCGCGTCCGGCCGGGATGTAGTCCTCTCCCAACGTTTCGGAGCGGGCCCAAAGGGCCCGCGGAAATCTTTATATCCGTTCGACCTGTGGGTCGTCCCTGCGCGTTTTCATGAGGTACACTCGTTTTGAGAGAGCCCGGATCATCGGCGCTCGAGCCCTGCAGATTTCGATGGGGGCGCCGTCGCCGCAAGCCGCGGATTCGGCCGGCGACGCGCTGGAGATCGCATTCTCCGAGTTCGCGTCCGGGACCGTGCCGCTGAGCGTTCAGAGGTTCCGTGATGCCCTCGATTGAAGGCGTCACAATCCGAAAGATCCTGGATAGCCGCGGCAATTCGACGGTCGAGGTCGACGTCCTCGCAGGGCAAGCCTTCGGGCGTGCGGCGGCGGCAAGCGGGGCGAGCACCGGGACGCACGAGCCCCCCGCGTTTCCGAAAGGAGGCGTGGATGAGGCGATCCGCGAGTTCCGTAAGGCGGTAGCGCCTCGGCTCCGCGGTCGCGACGTCGCGGATCAAGTCGGAATCGACGGGACGTTGCGGGACGTCGACGGGACGCCGAACTTCGCGCGGATTGGTGCCAACGTTGCGACCGCGACGTCGATCGCGAGCGCGAGGGCGGCGGCAATGGCGGCCGGCCGCCCGTTGTTCCGATACCTGGGAGCCGACAAGGGAGCGAGGATGCCGCTGCCGTTCGGGAACGTGGTCGGCGGAGGTCGCCATGCGATCGGCGGGACGACGATCCAAGAGTACTTGGTCGTCTCCCAGGGTCCGACGGTCCTCGACAACGTCCTGGCGAACGCGCGGGCGCATCGCGCGGTCCGCGTAGCACTCGAGAAGAAGATTCCGGACGAACCGCTCGGCCGCGGGGACGAGGGGGCCTGGATCGCGAAACTCGGGGACGAGGACGCCCTCGGCCTCCTGTCGGAC
Protein-coding regions in this window:
- a CDS encoding DNA-directed RNA polymerase subunit K — encoded protein: MRYTRFERARIIGARALQISMGAPSPQAADSAGDALEIAFSEFASGTVPLSVQRFRDALD
- a CDS encoding enolase C-terminal domain-like protein, coding for MPSIEGVTIRKILDSRGNSTVEVDVLAGQAFGRAAAASGASTGTHEPPAFPKGGVDEAIREFRKAVAPRLRGRDVADQVGIDGTLRDVDGTPNFARIGANVATATSIASARAAAMAAGRPLFRYLGADKGARMPLPFGNVVGGGRHAIGGTTIQEYLVVSQGPTVLDNVLANARAHRAVRVALEKKIPDEPLGRGDEGAWIAKLGDEDALGLLSDACRAVAHELGFPVRPALDLAASEFHRGGAYHYRDRVLSRDDQIDFVERLVREYELFSVEDPFDQEDFAAFAELTRRVGPTCKVIGDDIFVTNVKRLQRGIDERAGNAILIKPNQIGTLSDTKAAVDLAHRSGYATVMSHRSGETTDDAIAHLAVAWGCLGIKTGAVGGERIAKLNELIRIEERLQEGT